The following proteins are co-located in the Pyricularia oryzae 70-15 chromosome 1, whole genome shotgun sequence genome:
- a CDS encoding C-type cyclin, with amino-acid sequence MMAPHGPRSMAVPPTGPARSSAMPPVNNGAGPTPPTPGRDDERHPPARGPHPGKITLPKQYCNEQRLRGMQLAIGCDPSRETSYRLQGIQLIDSVRLALRLPIKTFDTACTYYHMFRLFFRDAEYNFQDAALTALFVACKVEDTMKKSKEILCAAYNLKNPDHPTTPDDKMFEQPTKIVIGLERHILQTVGFDFRVRHPQKYLIKVVRKLFPAELGKQILDVAYPMCTDMYKTFAPIKQATFTMVMAIVELTARLTGHQNFVNDVDLSKYHTDRGSVVETMLDLLDLYAQFLRQTKVGMRFDLDTFIQVKIKINQEVEADPSLERFMDVCTKCSAEEGRDGTLNNHILSITPGSATSPATTGSGGAPASGGKVTSASRGIKSQEGTLRYAFDSEQVRAEKRIVDKFFEEKFEEYEVEVEEEIPETSHQNSNHRHNHHHHPRPPTGPAGPQRGHGSRRDRGGHHDGGWPYPSGRHSGGGHDRHKGRKGRGSYFH; translated from the exons ATGATGGCACCGCATGGGCCAAGATCGATGGCGGTCCCTCCAACAGGACCTGCTCGGTCTTCGGCCATGCCGCCCGTGAACAACGGCGCCGGCCCGACACCACCTACACCTGGACGCGACGACGAGAGGCATCCACCCGCTAGGGGCCCTCATCCGGGCAAGATAACCCTCCCAAAGCAGTACTGCAATGAGCAACGGCTGCGAGGGATGCAGCTGGCGATAGGGTGCGACCCTTCGCGAGAAACGAGCTACAGGTTACAGGGCATCCAGCTGATCGACTCGGTGCGGCTTGCTCTACGATT GCCGATAAAAACGTTCGATACGGCCTGCACATACTACCACATGTTTCgcctctttttcagggatgCCGAATACAACTTTCAAGACGCGGCGCTCACTGCGCTGTTCGTCGCTTGCAAGGTGGAGGACACGATGAAGAAGTCCAAGGAGATCTTGTGTGCGGCCTACAACCTCAAAAACCCCGACCACCCTACGACTCCAGATGACAAG ATGTTTGAGCAGCCCACCAAAATAGTTATCGGTCTGGAAAGACATATACTACAAACTGTCGGCTTTGACTTTCGGGTCCGTCACCCGCAAAAGTACTTGATCAAAGTCGTACGCAAGCTGTTCCCGGCGGAGTTGGGCAAGCAGATTCTCGACGTTGCATATCCCATGTGCACCGACATGTACAAAACCTTTGCTCCCATAAAACAGGCCACGTTCACAATGGTGATGGCCATTGTCGAGTTGACGGCGCGCTTGACGGGACACCAAAACTTCGTGAATGATGTGGACCTTTCAAAATACCACACAGATCGGGGCTCTGTCGTGGAAACTATGCTGGATTTGCTAGATCTCTATGCACAATTTCTACGCCAGACCAAGGTCGGAATGCGCTTCGATCTGGACACGTTCATCCAAGTTAAGATCAAGATCAACCAGGAGGTCGAAGCGGATCCCTCGCTGGAACGGTTCATGGACGTCTGCACCAAGTGCTCTGCAGAAGAGGGGCGAGAcggcaccctgaacaatCATATTTTATCAATCACACCTGGTTCAGCAACATCCCCTGCCACAACCGGGTCAGGCGGTGCTCCCGCAAGCGGTGGAAAGGTTACGAGTGCCAGCAGAGGCATAAAAAGCCAAGAGGGCACACTCAGATATGCATTCGATTCCGAGCAGGTTCGGGCAGAAAAGAGAATCGTGGACAAGTTCTTTGAGGAGAAGTTTGAAGAGTACgaggtcgaggtcgaggaggAAATTCCCGAGACGAGCCACCAGAACAGCAACCACCGCCacaaccaccaccatcacccTAGGCCACCTACAGGTCCTGCAGGGCCTCAAAGAGGTCACGGCTCGAGGCGGGACCGCGGTGGCCACCATGACGGAGGATGGCCCTATCCCAGTGGTAGACATTCCGGGGGCGGACATGACAGGCACAAGGGCCGCAAAGGTCGTGGGTCCTATTTTCACTGA
- a CDS encoding aldo-keto reductase, translated as MTTASTLLAQKAKLATGQTIPRIQLGLYMMSRSEASRSVCWALEAGYRGFDCAQMYRNEAEAGAAIREAIDGSGGSSSSSSSSSSSKLTREDVFYTTKLASNSESYDAVRKSIRKSVDACGLGYVDLFLLHSPYGGREARLTSWRAVEDAIDAGEVKMGGVSNYGVQHIEELMASKPRHHPVINQIEVHPFNTQISIREACARHNIVIEAYAPLARAMRMRDPTMVSLSKKYGCTVAQLFVKWSLQQGFVTLPKSSKRERIVENVDVGGFEISQEDMEKMNGLDEKLVTDWDPTDAD; from the exons ATGACGACAGCTTCGACTCTTCTCGCACAAAAGGCCAAG CTGGCCACGGGGCAGACCATCCCCCGGATCCAGCTCGGGCTGTACATGATGTCCCGCAGCGAGGCGTCGCGCTCCGTGTGCTGGGCCCTCGAGGCCGGGTACCGCGGCTTCGACTGCGCGCAAATGTACCGCaacgaggccgaggcgggcGCGGCGATCCGCGAGGCCATtgacggcagcggcggcagcagcagcagcagcagcagcagcagcagcagcaagctgACGCGCGAGGACGTCTTTTACACGACCAAGCTGGCCAGCAACAGCGAGTCGTACGACGCGGTGCGCAAGTCCATCCGCAAGTCGGTCGACGCCTGCGGGCTCGGGTATGTGGATCTGTTCCTGCTGCACAGCCCCTACGGAGGACGCGAGGCCAGGCTCACGAGCTGGAGGGCCGTGGAGGATGCTATCGACGCGGGCGAGGTGAAGATGGGCGGTGTGAGCAACTATGGGGTGCAGCAT ATCGAGGAGCTCATGGCCTCGAAGCCCCGGCACCACCCTGTCATCAACCAGATCGAGGTGCACCCCTTCAACACTCAAATCTCGATCCGGGAAGCGTGCGCCAGGCATAACATTGTCATTGAAGCATATGCGCCTTTGGCACGAGCTATGCGGATGAGGGACCCCACCATGGTGTCGCTGAGCAAAAAGTACGGCTGCACCGTTGCTCAGCTCTTTGTCAA GTGGTCATTGCAGCAGGGCTTTGTGACTCTGCCCAAGAGCAGCAAGCGAGAGCGCATAGTTGAGAACGTGGACGTTGGTGGCTTTGAGATTTCACAGGAGGACATGGAGAAGATGAATGGACTGGATGAGAAGCTGGTTACGGATTG GGATCCTACCGATGCGGACTGA
- a CDS encoding 1,4-beta-D-glucan cellobiohydrolase B — protein sequence MIRKITTLAALVGVVRGQAACSLTAETHPSLTWQKCSSGGSCTNVAGSVTIDANWRWTHTTSGYTNCYTGNKWDTSICSTNADCASKCCVDGANYQQTYGASTSGNALSLQYVTQSSGKNVGSRLYLLESENKYQMFNLLGNEFTFDVDASKLGCGLNGAVYFVSMDADGGQSKYSGNKAGAKYGTGYCDSQCPRDLKYINGAANVEGWQPSSGDANSGVGNMGSCCAEMDIWEANSISTAYTPHPCSNNAQHSCKGDDCGGTYSSVRYAGDCDPDGCDFNSYRQGNRTFYGPGSNFNVDSSKKVTVVTQFISSGGQLTDIKRFYVQNGKVIPNSQSTITGVTGNSVTQDYCDKQKTAFGDQNVFNQRGGLRQMGDALAKGMVLVMSVWDDHHSQMLWLDSTYPTTSTAPGAARGSCSTSSGKPSDVQSQTPGATVVYSNIKFGPIGSTFKSS from the exons ATGATTCGCAAGATCACAACTCTCGCGGCCCTGGTCGGTGTGGTCAGGGGCCAGGCAGCTTGCAGCCTCACCGCCGAGACGCACCCGTCTCTTACCTGGCAAAAGTGCAGCTCTGGCGGCTCCTGCACCAATGTAGCTGGCTCCGTCACCATTGACGCCAACTGGCGGTGGACGCACACGACGAGCGGCTACACGAACTGCTACACGGGTAACAAGTGGGACACATCCATCTGCTCGACCAACGCCGACTGCGCTTCCAAGTGCTGTGTCGATGGTGCCAACTACCAGCAGACCTATGGTGCTTCCACCAGCGGCAACGCCCTCTCTCTGCAGTACGTGACTCAGAGCTCTGGCAAGAACGTCGGCTCCCGTCTGTACCTCCTCGAGTCGGAGAACAAGTACCAGATGTTCAACCTGCTCGGCAACGAGTTCACCTTTGACGTGGATGCCTCGAAGCTCGGCTGTGGACTT AACGGAGCTGTTTACTTTGTCTCGATGGACGCAGAt GGTGGTCAAAGCAAGTACAGCGGCAACAAGGCCGGTGCAAAGTACGGAACTGGCTACTGCGATTCGCAATGCCCGCGTGATCTGAAATACATCAACGGCGCT GCCAATGTCGAGGGCTGGCAGCCATCTTCTGGTGATGCCAACTCGGGTGTCGGCAACATGGGCTCTTGCTGCGCCGAGATGGACATTTGGGAGGCCAACAGCATCTCGACTGCCTACACCCCCCACCCCTGCTCCAACAACGCTCAGCACTCGTGCAAGGGTGACGACTGTGGAGGAACTTACTCTTCGGTCAGGTACGCAGGCGACTGTGACCCGGATGGATGCGACTTCAACTCCTACCGCCAAGGGAACCGCACGTTCTACGGCCCAGGATCCAACTTTAACGTGGACTCGTCAAAGAAGG TCACCGTCGTCACGCAGTTCATCTCCTCGGGCGGCCAGCTCACCGACATCAAGCGCTTCTACGTCCAGAACGGCAAGGTCATCCCCAACTCGCAGTCCACCATCACGGGCGTCACGGGCAACTCGGTCACGCAAGACTACTGCGACAAGCAAAAGACGGCGTTTGGCGACCAAAATGTCTTCAACCAGCGCGGTGGGCTCCGCCAGATGGGCGACGCCCTGGCCAAGGGCATGGTGCTCGTCATGTCCGTCTGGGACGACCACCACTCCCAGATGCTGTGGCTCGACTCGACCTACCCCACCACTTCGACCGCGCCCGGCGCCGCCAGGGGTTCCTGCTCGACCTCGAGCGGCAAGCCCTCCGACGTGCAGTCCCAGACCCCCGGCGCCACGGTTGTCTACAGCAACATCAAGTTTGGACCGATCGGCTCGACCTTCAAGTCTTCGTAG
- a CDS encoding mitochondrial carrier protein — MTSIDDLGGNGPRLPTPPVNTGILPVLPPGVDPPDSNSRSNAATAASAAGMRAFTAQAVAFYFRAPAKAFFRMRVDYLAFARSIHLERQRQLQEAAAASSPSRLRDVALWLRGTTPGVLTTAIRQQGWSVVPEHVLPPLMANVAVGAVLYSSYLHILGHLHEESSRAAKRVYPPPCPQDTFAAGFMAGCIQSFVAAPLDAIQARYDHRALVGAETAAASTAAKPPSMWTFGSAKLREIGLRGVFAGWSMSLAKDSFGNAVFFSTFEYVKAQSYYKFVKWYYGDLSEAMVDVLSRRRPSSLRLDYQNLPEPQVAAAAAPTVIRPHYAIEPAFLLAAGVSASIAQQVAVYPISQLQLEHFNHLEDLDAEARRHRASPEKRRWGMWRAYYRAYQETWAQCSAVASSEGRGMASWLYRGFWWNTLRQVPSTSAGLIIFELVRRKYGLGGDEVRITKDGYDILLS, encoded by the coding sequence ATGACCTCGATTGACGACCTCGGCGGCAACGGCCCTCGGCTGCCCACCCCGCCCGTCAACACGGGCATCCTCCCCGTGCTGCCGCCCGGCGTGGACCCGCCGGACAGCAACTCGCGCAGCAATGCCGCGACCGCCGCGTCGGCCGCCGGCATGCGCGCCTTCACCGCCCAGGCCGTCGCCTTTTACTTTCGCGCGCCGGCCAAGGCCTTCTTCCGCATGCGCGTCGACTACCTCGCCTTTGCGCGCAGCATCCACCTCGAGCGCCAGCGCCAGCTGcaggaggccgccgccgcctcgtcgCCGTCCAGGCTCAGGGACGTCGCGCTCTGGCTCCGCGGCACCACGCCCGGCGTGCTCACCACCGCCATCCGCCAGCAGGGCTGGTCCGTCGTGCCGGAGCACGTGCTGCCTCCCTTGATGGCCAACGTGGCCGTTGGTGCCGTCCTCTACTCGAGCTATCTGCAcatcctcggccacctgcaCGAGGAGTCGTCTCGCGCCGCCAAGCGCGTCTACCCGCCCCCCTGTCCCCAGGACACCTTTGCCGCCGGCTTCATGGCCGGCTGCATCCAGAGCTTCGTCGCCGCCCCGCTCGACGCCATCCAGGCGCGCTACGACCACCGCGCGCTCGTGGGTGCCGAGACCGCGGCCGcatccaccgccgccaagcCTCCGAGCATGTGGACCTTTGGCTCCGCCAAGCTCCGCGAGATTGGCCTGCGGGGCGTGTTTGCCGGCTGGAGCATGTCGCTAGCCAAGGACAGCTTCGGCAACGCCGTCTTCTTCTCCACGTTTGAGTACGTCAAGGCCCAGAGCTACTACAAATTCGTAAAGTGGTACTACGGGGACCTGAGCGAGGCCATGGTGGACGTGCTGTCCCGCCGACGGCCCTCGTCTCTGCGCTTGGACTACCAGAATCTACCCGAGCCGCAGgtcgctgctgccgccgcaccGACCGTCATCCGGCCGCACTACGCCATCGAGCCCGCGttcctcctcgccgccggcgtGTCGGCCTCGATCGCGCAGCAGGTGGCCGTCTACCCCATCTCGCAGCTGCAGCTGGAGCACTTCAACCATCTCGAGgacctcgacgccgaggcgaggCGGCACCGCGCCAGCCCGGAGAAGCGCCGCTGGGGCATGTGGCGCGCCTACTATCGCGCCTACCAGGAGACGTGGGCCCAGTGTTCGGCCGTCGCCAGCTCCGAGGGGAGGGGCATGGCGTCGTGGCTCTACCGCGGCTTCTGGTGGAACACCCTCCGGCAGGTCCCCAGCACCAGTGCCGGCCTGATCATCTTCGAGCTGGTCAGGCGCAAGtacggcctcggcggcgacgaggtgCGCATCACAAAGGACGGTTATGATATTTTGCTCAGCTAA